In Nomia melanderi isolate GNS246 chromosome 5, iyNomMela1, whole genome shotgun sequence, a single genomic region encodes these proteins:
- the CPR5 gene encoding cuticular protein 5 isoform X3 encodes MDKDRTRLNRNRTESESKPNYVMIICCLVGLLSVARAGIISPAAATVTAAIPTPAAATVVRTENYDPHPQYSFSYSVADGLTGDNKAQEETRNGDVVQGSYSLIEPDGSRRVVSYAADPINGFNAVVQKDPSITVKTAVAAAPIASVAPIGAALRPVLARPASVIAATAPAAAAAVAVRPQLLAAEPAVATTNLVAANAGLLGLGVGLGGLAVRQGSLYGTQALLAGAAYGTGGLVKVH; translated from the exons ATTATCTGTTGTCTGGTGGGTCTCCTAAGTGTCGCCCGCGCGGGAATCATCAGCCCAGCAGCAGCTACGGTGACAGCAGCAATTCCGACGCCAGCCGCGGCCACCGTCGTTAGAACTGAAAATTACGATCCGCATCCACAGTATAGTTTCAGTTACAGCGTAGCCGATGGCTTAACAG GTGACAACAAAGCCCAAGAAGAGACTCGTAACGGCGACGTAGTTCAAGGCAGTTACAGTTTAATCGAACCGGACGGTTCGCGTCGAGTGGTGTCGTATGCCGCCGACCCTATCAACGGATTTAATGCTGTCGTCCAGAAGGATCCCAGTATTACGGTGAAAACCGCGGTTGCCGCTGCACCAATCGCATCTGTCGCACCTATCGGAGCAGCCTTGCGACCCGTCCTCGCACGACCAGCATCCGTAATAGCTGCAACCGCGCCGGCTGCCGCCGCTGCCGTCGCTGTTCGCCCACAG TTGTTGGCGGCAGAACCAGCCGTAGCCACCACGAATCTAGTAGCAGCCAACGCCGGGCTACTAGGTCTCGGCGTCGGACTCGGAGGACTAGCAGTGAGACAAGGATCGTTATACGGTACGCAGGCTCTGCTTGCAGGTGCTGCTTACGGCACTGGAGGCCTCGTTAAAGTACACTAA
- the LOC116424657 gene encoding choline/ethanolamine kinase isoform X3, with protein sequence MGLGNKMSEENPEMREMAARICRDYLHGVWKHVTAENIALKRISGGLSNWLYSVQLPNGAVPIRGEPRQVLLRLYGQVHGERALEGLITESVIFTLLSERRLGPKLHGIFPGGRIEEYIPARPLLTKELADPTLSSMIGEKMGQIHMMQVPISKEPTWLWDTMAKWLDTTSDILENLEDIDVRHAKSVNAIRSIDLDHEIKWFRSLASRQKYPVVFCHNDMQEGNILLRQNTRKPELVLIDFEYCSYNYRGFDIANHFIEWQYDYTAAEYPFFHERTGSGPTKEQKDTLVRKACKDSSLCCGKCTSYCDEYSFTSMCHSIP encoded by the exons ATGGGCTTGGGAAACAAG ATGTCTGAAGAGAATCCGGAGATGCGGGAAATGGCAGCGCGTATATGTCGCGATTATCTCCACGGAGTTTGGAAACACGTTACCGCGGAGAACATTGCACTGAAACGTATCAG TGGTGGCCTGAGCAATTGGCTGTACAGCGTTCAGCTGCCGAACGGAGCCGTTCCGATTCGCGGAGAGCCGCGACAAGTCCTGCTACGACTGTACGGACAAGTACACGGGGAGAGAGCGTTGGAGGGGCTGATCACGGAATCGGTGATTTTCACGTTGTTGTCGGAAAGGCGGCTCGGCCCGAAATTACATGGCATATTCCCCGGCGGTCGTATCGAGGAGTACATACCCGCTAGACCGTTGCTCACCAAGGAATTGGCAGACCCAACGTTGAGTTCCATGATAGGCGAGAAAATGGGCCAGATTCATATGATGCAAGTTCCCATAAGCAAAGAGCCAACCTGGCTTTGGGATACTATGGCGAAATGGTTGGACACGACATCCGATATTCTCGAGAACCTTGAAGATATAGACGTCCGACACGCAAAGAGCGTAAACGCGATACGCTCGATTGATCTAGATCACGAGATTAAATGGTTCAG ATCTCTGGCATCGCGGCAAAAGTATCCGGTCGTTTTCTGTCACAACGACATGCAGGAAGGTAACATACTCTTGAGACAAAACACGCGAAAACCGGAACTGGTTCTTATCGACTTTGAATACTGTTCTTACAACTACCGCGGATTCGATATAGCGAATCACTTCATCGAATGGCAATACGATTACACGGCGGCGGAATACCCCTTCTTCCACGAACGCACAGGATCCGGACCTACGAAAGAACAAAAG GACACGTTGGTTCGGAAAGCGTGCAAAGATTCCTCTCTATGCTGTGGTAAATGCACGAGCTACTGTGACGAGTACAGTTTCACGAGTATGTGTCATTCGATTCCGTAA
- the CPR5 gene encoding cuticular protein 5 isoform X1: MDKDRTRLNRNRTESESKPNYVMIICCLVGLLSVARAGIISPAAATVTAAIPTPAAATVVRTENYDPHPQYSFSYSVADGLTGDNKAQEETRNGDVVQGSYSLIEPDGSRRVVSYAADPINGFNAVVQKDPSITVKTAVAAAPIASVAPIGAALRPVLARPASVIAATAPAAAAAVAVRPQLLAAEPAVATTNLVAANAGLLGLGVGLGGLAVRQGSLYEATETHRRRINGKKAVPFTSILRKIVHCILENYGLGVFSRSRTILWKYCGHS; encoded by the exons ATTATCTGTTGTCTGGTGGGTCTCCTAAGTGTCGCCCGCGCGGGAATCATCAGCCCAGCAGCAGCTACGGTGACAGCAGCAATTCCGACGCCAGCCGCGGCCACCGTCGTTAGAACTGAAAATTACGATCCGCATCCACAGTATAGTTTCAGTTACAGCGTAGCCGATGGCTTAACAG GTGACAACAAAGCCCAAGAAGAGACTCGTAACGGCGACGTAGTTCAAGGCAGTTACAGTTTAATCGAACCGGACGGTTCGCGTCGAGTGGTGTCGTATGCCGCCGACCCTATCAACGGATTTAATGCTGTCGTCCAGAAGGATCCCAGTATTACGGTGAAAACCGCGGTTGCCGCTGCACCAATCGCATCTGTCGCACCTATCGGAGCAGCCTTGCGACCCGTCCTCGCACGACCAGCATCCGTAATAGCTGCAACCGCGCCGGCTGCCGCCGCTGCCGTCGCTGTTCGCCCACAG TTGTTGGCGGCAGAACCAGCCGTAGCCACCACGAATCTAGTAGCAGCCAACGCCGGGCTACTAGGTCTCGGCGTCGGACTCGGAGGACTAGCAGTGAGACAAGGATCGTTATACG AAGCGACCGAAACGCATCGTCGTAGAATAAACGGGAAAAAGGCAGTACCGTTTACGTCGATACTTCGCAAAATTGTACACTGTATACTCGAAAACTATGGACTCGGAGTGTTTTCCCGCTCAAGAACCATACTTTGGAAATACTGTGGACATTCTTGA
- the LOC116424657 gene encoding choline/ethanolamine kinase isoform X2: MSEENPEMREMAARICRDYLHGVWKHVTAENIALKRISGGLSNWLYSVQLPNGAVPIRGEPRQVLLRLYGQVHGERALEGLITESVIFTLLSERRLGPKLHGIFPGGRIEEYIPARPLLTKELADPTLSSMIGEKMGQIHMMQVPISKEPTWLWDTMAKWLDTTSDILENLEDIDVRHAKSVNAIRSIDLDHEIKWFRSLASRQKYPVVFCHNDMQEGNILLRQNTRKPELVLIDFEYCSYNYRGFDIANHFIEWQYDYTAAEYPFFHERTGSGPTKEQKLNFVKSYLKTVGKEGTLEEERIMTEIKIFSLASHLFWSLWSIVNAKLSEIPFGYWDYAVSRLKNYQYLKEKMLVSGPPTIDTDDTDTKINAID, translated from the exons ATGTCTGAAGAGAATCCGGAGATGCGGGAAATGGCAGCGCGTATATGTCGCGATTATCTCCACGGAGTTTGGAAACACGTTACCGCGGAGAACATTGCACTGAAACGTATCAG TGGTGGCCTGAGCAATTGGCTGTACAGCGTTCAGCTGCCGAACGGAGCCGTTCCGATTCGCGGAGAGCCGCGACAAGTCCTGCTACGACTGTACGGACAAGTACACGGGGAGAGAGCGTTGGAGGGGCTGATCACGGAATCGGTGATTTTCACGTTGTTGTCGGAAAGGCGGCTCGGCCCGAAATTACATGGCATATTCCCCGGCGGTCGTATCGAGGAGTACATACCCGCTAGACCGTTGCTCACCAAGGAATTGGCAGACCCAACGTTGAGTTCCATGATAGGCGAGAAAATGGGCCAGATTCATATGATGCAAGTTCCCATAAGCAAAGAGCCAACCTGGCTTTGGGATACTATGGCGAAATGGTTGGACACGACATCCGATATTCTCGAGAACCTTGAAGATATAGACGTCCGACACGCAAAGAGCGTAAACGCGATACGCTCGATTGATCTAGATCACGAGATTAAATGGTTCAG ATCTCTGGCATCGCGGCAAAAGTATCCGGTCGTTTTCTGTCACAACGACATGCAGGAAGGTAACATACTCTTGAGACAAAACACGCGAAAACCGGAACTGGTTCTTATCGACTTTGAATACTGTTCTTACAACTACCGCGGATTCGATATAGCGAATCACTTCATCGAATGGCAATACGATTACACGGCGGCGGAATACCCCTTCTTCCACGAACGCACAGGATCCGGACCTACGAAAGAACAAAAG CTCAACTTcgtaaaaagttatttaaagacGGTTGGCAAAGAAGGGACATTGGAAGAGGAACGAATTATGACGGAGATCAAAATATTCTCTTTGGCGAGTCACTTGTTTTGGAGCTTATGGAGCATCGTCAACGCCAAACTCTCCGAAATTCCATTTGGATATTGG GATTACGCTGTATCTCGACTGAAAAACTACCAGTACTTGAAGGAAAAGATGCTGGTATCAGGCCCACCGACGATAGATACCGACGACACGGATACAAAGATAAATGCTATCGATTGA
- the LOC116424654 gene encoding kanadaptin, translated as MESNANNQKLVHAAKDDKLTETHSSDENVKKQPQDEENSSHIFCDPLKIPDSNTTDSIFKKPITTTDPQRSKCQDKHLKSSTPCTDEKDLPFPYVEPSWGGKPEKNYKLEVLKSGVIVETISLEEQSFHVVGRLPLCHISLAHPTVSRYHAVLQYRKKDDNENSKGLYIYDLGSTHGTFWNGNRIKSNVYVRVRGGHMLRFGCSQRKFILQAPLDDVEEESLYTVSELKEMRMLELEKSRSHENLSMSKEDNENDGIDWGMGEDANEETDVQENPYASIGDDDLVLDDPKKTLRGWYEREGYDLQYKTEDKGPGRFLCWVDLPIEDIVGRSLKVEALVKGKKKEAVVQCALEACKILDKYGLLRQSHHEARKRKTRNWEAEDYYDSDEDNFLDRTGSIERKREQRMRLAGKLEEKVETYDSLLERHTKVVKRISYLTDSIKNWQHENNTRKETPEEDALDAFMSSLNSSTLSRNDIAKMKLELQSLRKEEADVIKLLNLTRPANLPALIQQDVTTTTTTTTTTTTTTMIDPVSNRVKTNLQEMSKASKIQRSVLERRKQEKPDSTSSKKNKNRLVPRMTTEKEMEAESEEESDSEDEKKDESAAVTVTAATTIDTRTPASAANTVDNDNRKVGAVAGAAGAAAAAAAAAAAAATDYDAISTLDRNEFKGENKKRKGEGIGAMKRDGQMRKKVVSCDQDVYAENYSMWTPPQGQKGDGKTSLNEKYGY; from the exons ATGGAAAGCAACGCAAACAACCAAAAATTGGTGCACGCAGCAAAAGATGACAAATTGACGGAAACTCATTCGAGCGATgaaaatgtaaagaaacaaCCGCAAGACGAAGAAAATTCTAGTCACATCTTCTGTGATCCATTGAAAATCCCAGATAGCAATACCACTGATTCCATATTTAAGAAACCTATCACGACAACTGATCCTCAGCGTTCAAAATGTCAAGATAAACATCTTAAATCATCCACACCTTGTACCGATGAAAAGGATCTGCCCTTTCCTTACGTGGAACCATCGTGGGGAGGAAAGCCAGAGAAAAATTACAAACTAGAGGTATTGAAATCTGGAGTCATCGTAGAGACAATTTCGCTTGAGGAACAAAGTTTTCATGTTGTCGGGCGCTTACCATTATGCCACATATCTTTGGCGCATCCAACTGTTTCTAGATATCATGCGGTTCTACAGTACAGAAAGAAAGATGACAATGAAAATTCCAAAGGTCTTTACATTTACGATCTTGGCAGTACTCATGGTACTTTTTGGAATGGAAATCGCATAAAATCTAATGTTTACGTAAGAGTAAGAGGAGGCCATATGCTTAGATTTGGATGTAgccaaagaaaattcattttgcaaGCCCCGTTGGACGACGTAGAAGAAGAATCTTTGTATACGGTATCGGAACTGAag GAGATGAGAATGTTAGAATTGGAAAAATCACGGTCCCATGAAAATCTGAGCATGTCTAAAGAAGATAACGAGAACGATGGTATCGATTGGGGTATGGGTGAGGATGCCAACGAAGAAACGGATGTACAAGAAAATCCTTATGCTTCTATCGGCGACGATGATTTAGTTTTGGATGATCCTAAGAAAACATTAAGAGGATGGTACGAGAGAGAAGGTTACgatttacaatataaaactgaggaTAAAGGACCCGGTAGATTCCTCTGTTGGGTAGA TCTACCCATAGAAGACATTGTTGGTCGATCTTTGAAAGTGGAGGCTCTCGtcaaagggaaaaagaaagaagctgTTGTACAATGCGCCCTCGAAGCCTGTAAAATTTTGGATAAATATGGATTATTGAGACAATCGCATCACG AAGCTAGGAAGAGAAAAACAAGAAATTGGGAAGCCGAAGACTACTATGATTCGGACGAGGACAACTTTTTGGATCGAACAGGATCCATAGAAAGGAAACGTGAACAAAGAATGCGTCTGGCTGGTAAATTAGAAGAAAAGGTGGAAACATATGATTCCTTG cTGGAGAGGCATACAAAAGTTGTAAAGCGCATCTCGTATTTAACGGACTCGATTAAAAATTGGCAACATGAAAATAATACTAGAAAGGAAACACCGGAAGAAGACGCGTTGGATGCTTTTATGTCGAGTTTGAATTCGTCGACGTTGTCCAGAAACGACATTGCcaaaatgaaattagaattaCAGTCTCTTCGCAAAGAAGAAGCggatgtaattaaattattaaatctgaCACGACCGGCAAATTTACCGGCTCTTATTCAACAAGATgtaacaacgacgacgacgacgacgacgacgacgacaacaacaacaatgatAGATCCAGTGTCTAATCGCgttaaaacaaatttacaaGAGATGTCGAAAGCGAGTAAAATCCAACGTTCCGTACTTGAGCGTAGAAAG CAAGAAAAACCAGACAGTACGTCgtcgaagaaaaataagaatcgATTGGTGCCGCGGATGACGACCGAAAAAGAAATGGAAGCCGAATCCGAAGAAGAATCCGACAGCGAAGACGAGAAGAAGGACGAATCTGCTGCTGTTACCGTTACTGCCGCTACTACCATTGATACTCGTACTCCTGCCTCTGCTGCCAACACCGTCGATAACGATAACAGGAAAGTTGGGGCTGTTGCTGGtgctgctggtgctgctgctgctgctgctgctgctgctgctgctgctgctacagATTACGATGCTATTTCTACACTCGATAGAAATGAGTTTAAGGGAGAAAATAAGAAACGAAAAGGGGAAGGAATAGGGGCAATGAAAAGAGATGGGCAAATGCGTAAAAAAGTTGTATCTTGCGATCAAGATGTTTATGCCGAAAATTACTCCATGTGGACTCCTCCGCAAGGACAAAAGGGAGATGGAAAGACGAGTCTTAACGAAAAGTATGGGTATTGA
- the CPR5 gene encoding cuticular protein 5 isoform X2 encodes MDLKIICCLVGLLSVARAGIISPAAATVTAAIPTPAAATVVRTENYDPHPQYSFSYSVADGLTGDNKAQEETRNGDVVQGSYSLIEPDGSRRVVSYAADPINGFNAVVQKDPSITVKTAVAAAPIASVAPIGAALRPVLARPASVIAATAPAAAAAVAVRPQLLAAEPAVATTNLVAANAGLLGLGVGLGGLAVRQGSLYEATETHRRRINGKKAVPFTSILRKIVHCILENYGLGVFSRSRTILWKYCGHS; translated from the exons ATGGATCTCAAA ATTATCTGTTGTCTGGTGGGTCTCCTAAGTGTCGCCCGCGCGGGAATCATCAGCCCAGCAGCAGCTACGGTGACAGCAGCAATTCCGACGCCAGCCGCGGCCACCGTCGTTAGAACTGAAAATTACGATCCGCATCCACAGTATAGTTTCAGTTACAGCGTAGCCGATGGCTTAACAG GTGACAACAAAGCCCAAGAAGAGACTCGTAACGGCGACGTAGTTCAAGGCAGTTACAGTTTAATCGAACCGGACGGTTCGCGTCGAGTGGTGTCGTATGCCGCCGACCCTATCAACGGATTTAATGCTGTCGTCCAGAAGGATCCCAGTATTACGGTGAAAACCGCGGTTGCCGCTGCACCAATCGCATCTGTCGCACCTATCGGAGCAGCCTTGCGACCCGTCCTCGCACGACCAGCATCCGTAATAGCTGCAACCGCGCCGGCTGCCGCCGCTGCCGTCGCTGTTCGCCCACAG TTGTTGGCGGCAGAACCAGCCGTAGCCACCACGAATCTAGTAGCAGCCAACGCCGGGCTACTAGGTCTCGGCGTCGGACTCGGAGGACTAGCAGTGAGACAAGGATCGTTATACG AAGCGACCGAAACGCATCGTCGTAGAATAAACGGGAAAAAGGCAGTACCGTTTACGTCGATACTTCGCAAAATTGTACACTGTATACTCGAAAACTATGGACTCGGAGTGTTTTCCCGCTCAAGAACCATACTTTGGAAATACTGTGGACATTCTTGA
- the LOC116424657 gene encoding choline/ethanolamine kinase isoform X1 translates to MGLGNKMSEENPEMREMAARICRDYLHGVWKHVTAENIALKRISGGLSNWLYSVQLPNGAVPIRGEPRQVLLRLYGQVHGERALEGLITESVIFTLLSERRLGPKLHGIFPGGRIEEYIPARPLLTKELADPTLSSMIGEKMGQIHMMQVPISKEPTWLWDTMAKWLDTTSDILENLEDIDVRHAKSVNAIRSIDLDHEIKWFRSLASRQKYPVVFCHNDMQEGNILLRQNTRKPELVLIDFEYCSYNYRGFDIANHFIEWQYDYTAAEYPFFHERTGSGPTKEQKLNFVKSYLKTVGKEGTLEEERIMTEIKIFSLASHLFWSLWSIVNAKLSEIPFGYWDYAVSRLKNYQYLKEKMLVSGPPTIDTDDTDTKINAID, encoded by the exons ATGGGCTTGGGAAACAAG ATGTCTGAAGAGAATCCGGAGATGCGGGAAATGGCAGCGCGTATATGTCGCGATTATCTCCACGGAGTTTGGAAACACGTTACCGCGGAGAACATTGCACTGAAACGTATCAG TGGTGGCCTGAGCAATTGGCTGTACAGCGTTCAGCTGCCGAACGGAGCCGTTCCGATTCGCGGAGAGCCGCGACAAGTCCTGCTACGACTGTACGGACAAGTACACGGGGAGAGAGCGTTGGAGGGGCTGATCACGGAATCGGTGATTTTCACGTTGTTGTCGGAAAGGCGGCTCGGCCCGAAATTACATGGCATATTCCCCGGCGGTCGTATCGAGGAGTACATACCCGCTAGACCGTTGCTCACCAAGGAATTGGCAGACCCAACGTTGAGTTCCATGATAGGCGAGAAAATGGGCCAGATTCATATGATGCAAGTTCCCATAAGCAAAGAGCCAACCTGGCTTTGGGATACTATGGCGAAATGGTTGGACACGACATCCGATATTCTCGAGAACCTTGAAGATATAGACGTCCGACACGCAAAGAGCGTAAACGCGATACGCTCGATTGATCTAGATCACGAGATTAAATGGTTCAG ATCTCTGGCATCGCGGCAAAAGTATCCGGTCGTTTTCTGTCACAACGACATGCAGGAAGGTAACATACTCTTGAGACAAAACACGCGAAAACCGGAACTGGTTCTTATCGACTTTGAATACTGTTCTTACAACTACCGCGGATTCGATATAGCGAATCACTTCATCGAATGGCAATACGATTACACGGCGGCGGAATACCCCTTCTTCCACGAACGCACAGGATCCGGACCTACGAAAGAACAAAAG CTCAACTTcgtaaaaagttatttaaagacGGTTGGCAAAGAAGGGACATTGGAAGAGGAACGAATTATGACGGAGATCAAAATATTCTCTTTGGCGAGTCACTTGTTTTGGAGCTTATGGAGCATCGTCAACGCCAAACTCTCCGAAATTCCATTTGGATATTGG GATTACGCTGTATCTCGACTGAAAAACTACCAGTACTTGAAGGAAAAGATGCTGGTATCAGGCCCACCGACGATAGATACCGACGACACGGATACAAAGATAAATGCTATCGATTGA